Genomic segment of Bacteroides stercoris ATCC 43183:
CGGCTGCGACACAAGTACTTTCTTAATTTTCAACGTCCTAAAATTTTATTATCAAATAATCGTTTAGTTGTATCACTCCTTGGTATAGCATAAAACAAGGCATGATTTCAAGGGCACAAAAGTACAAAATTAAAAGGAAACTGCCATGTAAATTGCTACAAAAAAGCTTGAACCACTTATAGAACATCAATATTTTAGTAAAAAAGGCTAAAATCAATCCAATTATTACTGTAAGTTGCAGACTTAAATCGAAATAAACAATAAACAGCACAAACGGGAAAAGAGTGAAACCAAGATAATAAAGCAGGGTAGAATATGACTCAAGCCAAAGAGTCGTAGTACTTTCGTCAAAAAAAATCCAACCTAATACAGAGTATAAAATCCATTTCAGAAATAAATACAAAAGACTTATCCCGATATAAAGCCCCAATAGCGCAAAAGGCGGAACATGATG
This window contains:
- a CDS encoding DUF4271 domain-containing protein, which codes for MISWLAAWIPGGAEGVPIPYSPRMDDGITIVLLCCFFLSAYVLSRSRRFLLQLVKDFLLHRERTSIFATSTAGDMRYLLLLILQTCILSGVCIFNYCNDIQPELVHHVPPFALLGLYIGISLLYLFLKWILYSVLGWIFFDESTTTLWLESYSTLLYYLGFTLFPFVLFIVYFDLSLQLTVIIGLILAFFTKILMFYKWFKLFCSNLHGSFLLILYFCALEIMPCFMLYQGVIQLNDYLIIKF